A window of the Brassica oleracea var. oleracea cultivar TO1000 chromosome C1, BOL, whole genome shotgun sequence genome harbors these coding sequences:
- the LOC106303186 gene encoding uncharacterized protein LOC106303186: MQRLVASCSKLANTRYVRNPSLPNPNLCDVFISHRRIDTKKTISGLLHDHFTRLHLNSFLDSKSLKPGDRLLFEVNAAIRECSVGIAVFSPRYCDSYFCLHELMRLMENKKRIIPIFCNVKPSELCVKNDRTRPAAEIRRLQLALEEAKYTVGLTFDTSNGDWSEFLTMASDAVIDNLLDVEQGRLRSINPHVQEHICVGQSIQQSIIKRVLSSFY, from the exons ATGCAACGTTTGGTAGCATCTTGTTCAAAACTCGCAAACACAAGATACGTAAGAAACCCATCCCTACCTAACCCAAACCTGTGTGATGTTTTCATCAGTCATCGCAGGATCGACACCAAGAAGACAATTTCAGGTCTATTACATGATCATTTCACTAGACTACATTTAAATTCTTTTCTGGATAGCAAGAGTTTAAAGCCTGGGGATAGACTTCTCTTTGAGGTCAATGCAGCGATAAGAGAATGCAGTGTTGGTATCGCGGTTTTCTCTCCTCGTTACTGCGACTCTTACTTCTGTCTCCATGAACTCATGAGGCTCATGGAGAACAAGAAGAGAATCATCCCAATCTTTTGCAATGTCAAGCCATCGGAACTCTGCGTTAAGAATGACCGCACACGTCCGGCTGCCGAGATCCGGAGGCTTCAATTGGCTCTCGAGGAAGCAAAATACACCGTAGGACTCACGTTTGACACATCTAATGG AGACTGGTCAGAGTTCTTGACTATGGCATCGGATGCAGTCATCGATAATTTGTTAGATGTTGAACAGGGGAGACTAAGGAGCATCAACCCCCACGTACAAGAACATATCTGCGTAGGTCAATCAATACAACAATCAATAATAAAGCGTGTCTTATCTTCCTTTTATTAA